TCACCAGGAACTTCTCGAAGCCGTCGAACACGGTACGAGCGTAACCCGTCCACACCCCGGAGCACCCGTAGAGTTGTCACCCGAACGGAGTGTGCGTGTCAGAGAAAGAGTCGAACTGGAAGTTCGCCGAGGACATCGTCTCGGAGTCCGAGGTGATCGCCCGAGCCAGGGAGCACTCCCTCGAACTCGGGGTCGAGGCGATCTCCCCCGCCATCGGCGCACAGATCGGGGTCGTCGCGGCCGCCTCGCGCGCCACGAGCATGATCGAGATCGGCACCGGCCTGGGGGTGTCCGGGCTGTACCTGCTCGGCGGCGCACCGTCCGCCACGCTCACCACGATCGACATCGAGGTCGACCACCAGCAGTACGCCCGTGACGCGTACATCGCCGCGGGCACCGCCCCCGCCCGGATCCGGCTCATCCCGGGTCGGGCGAACCAGGTGCTGCCGCGCATGAACGAGGCCTCGTACGACATCGTCCTCGTCGACGCCGACCCGGAGCACGTCATCGAGTACGTCGAGCACGGACTGCGGCTCGCTCGGCTCGGCGGGACCGTCCTCGTGCCGCACGCGCTCTGGCGGGGCCGGGTGGCCGACCCGGTGAAGCGGGACCGGGCGACGACCGACTTCCGGCTGCTGCTCACCGAGGTGTCGACGTCGGGCGCGGTCATCAGCGCGCTCTCCCCCGCCGGAGACGGACTGCTGCAGATGACGAAGGTCTCCGCGTAGTCAGAGGTACCTGCGCACCTCGTCGGTGAACCGCGGCACTCCCGC
The sequence above is a segment of the Curtobacterium sp. BH-2-1-1 genome. Coding sequences within it:
- a CDS encoding O-methyltransferase — translated: MSEKESNWKFAEDIVSESEVIARAREHSLELGVEAISPAIGAQIGVVAAASRATSMIEIGTGLGVSGLYLLGGAPSATLTTIDIEVDHQQYARDAYIAAGTAPARIRLIPGRANQVLPRMNEASYDIVLVDADPEHVIEYVEHGLRLARLGGTVLVPHALWRGRVADPVKRDRATTDFRLLLTEVSTSGAVISALSPAGDGLLQMTKVSA